The Scatophagus argus isolate fScaArg1 chromosome 4, fScaArg1.pri, whole genome shotgun sequence DNA window CTGAATCTGCGGCGATCGGGGTTGAATTCATTGGCAAGGTCCCAGTCAGTCACCTCAAAActctccacctccacaccttcttcctcctcatctcgCCGCCCATACAGATGGGACATTGACATCTCTGCATAAATCATAGAAACAAAAATACCAAGACGGTTAAAGTAACGtaaaaaattcaaatgacaACCGAGATAATTAAATGCGAATGAAAGCCACCAGCGGTAGCCAAAAGTTCGTTAAGAAATCTAACGTTAGCTATAATAcattgagatttttttctttcggCTACACTAACCTCATATCCAGaattctttgtttatttttagtcgaaatgaaatggaaattgTATCTTACCTGGAAATGATGTCAACAACAATGATCTTAACTTTCTAAACGATATAGCATATCGATGTAGTATATCGTTTAACAAGCTAAGCTCATATTTAGTCTTTTCAACAGATTTACTACAAACAACATCATCTGAAACAGCAGATGGTAGCTAGCTAGCAACACAAGTACTATTCGTAAACATCTCTAACCAACTAGCTACATTGCTAGTTCTGCCcctgaggaaaaaacacaaacgttAAGCTAGTATAtactagcttgttagctaatGCAAACCGCTCGTTTTGTCCGAAAAACTTAGGAGGAAGTGTTTCTTACCTGAAATGTTCGTTATCTCCCTGCTCAGAGATCAAGAAAAGTATGCTTTCATTCTTTCGTGAGAGCAACGAAAGATATTTCGACTGAAGTGATAGAAGCTTCACGTTAGTCGTTGTAGGCACGAAAACACAAGTACTTCCGGTTGTCACAATAACTGCCGGTGTTGTATCAAATTTTGTGCCCTGAAAATTGTAATTCCTTGTCGTATATGTTCGCATGAACACGCGTAGATATGTCTCAGTGttacacaacaaacaaaataattgagaaaataaatcgATTTTATTTTTCGATAACTGAAATGgtagtattttaaaataatttcaatcaAATAGAATTTGGTGTGTTTCCCCACAGTGAGATGATTAGGTCATTATCTCCAATCACAAATGTCAAGTAAttatacaaaatgaaaacagtgaaactaattttattctttgcaaatgttttaataacagatttaacaatatatttaataaacacgcacacaaatgcatgcaatACCAACTTTTGGCCAGCAGACGTCGTCCTTTTTACTGTATCAAATGATTAACCATTTTTAATACGACTGTTTCGATTTGGCGCTTCAGAAAACGTAGTTTCTTCCATCACAACGGTGACGTATAAGTTACTCACCTGCAGcgtatttattattcatttatttatccaggGTAAACCAAGGAATACAAAATATGGCATAACACCGGAAGAGGAAATCCGTGTGTTACACCGTAAATAGTCCGACTTGCTACAGACATGCCGACCAGAGGCATCGCTTATATCCGAACGTTGTTGATAAAACGAATATCGATATGAAATGTCTGTGCACGGGTATATGGGCAACCGGTGAATTATCATAGATGTCGGACACCGGGGAGGAGTGGCAGGTGGCCGGGAGAAGAAAGGGTACAGCGCGGAAATCAAAAACACTTCAGGTGTCCTCAAATGCAGCATGCTGCCAAGAGCAGCTGGACATCGGGAAAACTGTTAAACGAATTAGAGACACGGTGTAAGAAGTCTAAGTCCAGTTAAGCAGCATAGTCCTAGAATAGCAGTAAAAATTCTTGTACACGAACTCAGAATGATACAATAACGCTGCGTATCCTCCTCTGTAGGTCTGAGCTAAGATGCGAGGAGTTTTGGCAGGAGTGGAAAGGTGAGTCACCTGGAGAAGTTAGCACCACATATTTTTCCTGGCTGTGGAACTATTTTTCTTACAGCTCAGTGAACCTTTGAAATCCCTGTTTTCAGAACAGCTGCTGGGTGCAGGATCAGCAGCTCTCTCAAAACCTCCAGAGAAAGGGGGCATTGAGGACCCCACCACCGATGAGCTGGGGAGGAGCGGAGACGGCAGATCATGCCAgcagctggagtgtgtgtgttatggccTCGGCCCCTTTTCTTCCTGCGTCTCAGCTCGCTACCAGCTTGCCATGTTGCTTCTGCTGCTGGATGCCGGACAGGTTAGAGGATGTGTTTATctaatgagaaaacaaacattcgACACGAGACCCTGTTCATTATAAATTCTGcctcactgctcctcctccctccagaTTCCCCTGAAGGACTGCTCCGTGTATGACCCTGCTTTCTCCTCTGGAGAGAGGGATGTTTTGAGAGAACTTGGTGTGACTGTACTCACAGAAAACGAGGTCAGTTGTTGacagttgtgttttattttgaaaaatgaaaaacctcTGGGAGACAGTGCAGAGAACATGTTGATAATGCCAGTGTTGAATGTTGacagttgtgttttattttgaaaagtgaaaaaccTCTGGGAGACAGTGCAGAGAACATGTTGATAACGCCAGTGTTGAATGAGTCAGCCGTGTCAATTAAAATTACAAATGCTTAACAGCTCTGTCAAGACCtcaacaagtttttttttaatcaaaccgAAAAATGCTTAcgtttttttatgtaaatactCAGAGTTAATGTTGGGAGGTATCTGAGCTGCAAGTGTGGGCGTTTTCGTGAAAGTTTCCAGTGTTATGGGATTAAGAGCTTGTAGGAAACTCTTTGCAACCAAGATTTAAGACTCAGCTGCTAAAATGTTCCTAAGCATGAAAAAAAgtgctttattaaaatgtttgcttgGTGGTAAATTTTCAAATCTCATATGTCCAAGTGTCTTTTTAgcatgtgaatgtaaataataaattaacataaaacatttgaaaagtaGTTGATTTTCATAGCTTACTGGCCGTCTGTCGCACTGTACTGTGCAGGAGGGGAAACGTCTGGCGACCAGGCCCACGCTCTTTTACTTGATGCATTGTGGGAAAGCCCTGTACAACAACCTTCTGTGGAAGAACTGGAGTGCACAGTGTCTTCCTCTGATGATAATCATTGGAAACAGCTTCATTGGCATGAGAGAAAGGTTTGTACAAGACATGAATGAGGCAGCTAACGGTTAAGAAATTGGAAGTTAGTTAACATCTCCTGTCTGTCGTCCCAACAGGACAATCGACAGGGAGTTCAAGCGCGATTACAGCTACATTACACAAGCCGTGTCCGTGTGTGAGGAGAGACAGCTGCCTTGTCCATCCCGACTGATCGACGTCTTCAGTGACACAGCAGTCATCACCTTTCCTACCGGCAGCCTTAACAGACTCCCACAGTCCACCTGGGTGGATCCACCCGAACCACAGTACCAACACTGCGCTGATTTAGAGATTATTCAGAGGAAAATCCAGAGCTGAGACAGAAGATGGACAAGGAATGGACAGCactgagtgtttttattgttgacaTTGATTTaagcagtttttaaataaatgcaccCTGCTTCCTActttcaacaatttcctgcaggatcaataaagttcttatcttatctcttatctgAACTTGAGAATTAAATCTTGTAATAGTGAGTCACcatcacagcagtttgtctcacGGGATGAAGGCAGTACTGCTGAGCCTCTTGGGGAAGTTcctaacaataaaacaataaaatctcGCTCTTAGTGACCTCCTTTGGGTTAATTTCTCATCCGGCTGCAGTGACGTGCAGGTGTACTTCAGGACAAAGTGAGGTCACGATGTGGTGTGGTTTCAGTTAAATAAGAGCCCATTTctgaaatttcagtttattttttgaaaagttCAACCAGTGAAGGCAGTGAAACACAGCTGCTCTTCCTTGTGCTGTTATTCTCTAAGTAACGATTATACAGaccttttgaaaacattttcttcagttaGTACAGCATGGAAGTCAATCTGAAAGCCACTCAAATGAGATGATACATCACACGTAATACAACTAGCtttatccttttctttttttctgaaaacaaaagcagtagATGCTTTTCAGCAGGTGGAACATGAATGTCTCTGGTATCAAATGCTTTCTTGTTGTCAGAATTGACTTTTCAAAGTGATATGTTCTTTGCAGAGCATTTCTATGTggtaaaaatgtaacttttacaTAAAAGACATACTATTTTATATGATATTTCCATATCTTGAGTTTGTTTCATCAGTGTGCAGATCGATTTCCACTGATctcctttttgtttaaatgatACTTCACTTGTGGCATTTCTTGTGTTTGCGTTTTCACATTCGGTTAGAAACATTATAAAAGTTCTATTCTCAAGTCCTAGTTCTATTTTTACAGCTTGACTTTCCTACTCTGAACTCAAAACAACGTCTCagagttttcttttaatctgGTGAAGACTGTTAGTTTGTACCTGAATTCTAATTGTTTATCAGAGAGCAGAATCACACCTTCACACATCATTTTTACATGTGTGGATGTACTGTgcttgtgccaaaaaaaaccaaaccagagTAAAAAGTTTATTGCTGAAAAAACGTAACACTCAACAGTACAGCCCTCTCCCAGCATCAGCATTAATATCTCCAACACAAAGAAGTACTCATCTGACTCTCTGTCATCTTATGCTCTGCTTCCTGTTCATCGGATCAGGTTTCATCTGGGATCCTGGGAGAATTTTATCTTACAGCAGTGACTTGTAAAAACTCGGTTACAACACTgtcatcttttttctgttttcactcctCAGCTACTCCGTTCTCTGTGACGCTATCTGTCACTCCATTGACTGTTCCGTTAGCTACGGGAGCCTTTGAAACAACATCTGCCCAGGTCCCTTTACTCTTAAGGACTGTTGGGCTAGTGGTGATTTCCAAAGCTCCATTCATCTCACCATTAACGTCATCTGACTTCATCTCAGTTTCCTCTCCTGCAGCCCTGACCTCTGACTCCCCGTTCACTATCTTGACCTCAGcatctgaagctgctgtgtcACTGTCCCCATGCTGGTTCTGTTCAGCCGGCTTCACCACGTGACCATTAGCTGAAGCTATGGCCGCTCCCTCCACCAAGGTCTCTTCCACTGGCTGCTCCTGTTGGCCCTCGCTGGTGTTCTCCTCTGCCGAGATTCCTCCGTCCTCAGCGTCCTTCCCGCATCCTGTTTCTTGAGCTGGGCTCTTCTCCCCCTCTTGCACAGTCTCTGAGGGCACAAGCTCGTTGGGAATTTTAAATCCCAGTTCTTTCGCCACAGCTGCCTTCAGTTCCAGGTGTTTCTGCTTATACTCCTGGAACCtgtcactgtgaaaacacaacaaatccatGAGAGGCTTCCTACATAAGAGAAAGTCGatctgaaaatgattttatgcACCAGAGCAATAAAAAGAGGTTAATATTCAAATTATCAATTAAAAAACTATGCATCACTGAGATCAGTTTATATTCATTTAGAGTGCTGTCACATCTCCTACAATATCATGTTATTTATGGGAAATTAGAGTTTTGGTTACTT harbors:
- the srrd gene encoding SRR1-like protein; protein product: MSDTGEEWQVAGRRKGTARKSKTLQVSSNAACCQEQLDIGKTVKRIRDTVSELRCEEFWQEWKEQLLGAGSAALSKPPEKGGIEDPTTDELGRSGDGRSCQQLECVCYGLGPFSSCVSARYQLAMLLLLLDAGQIPLKDCSVYDPAFSSGERDVLRELGVTVLTENEEGKRLATRPTLFYLMHCGKALYNNLLWKNWSAQCLPLMIIIGNSFIGMRERTIDREFKRDYSYITQAVSVCEERQLPCPSRLIDVFSDTAVITFPTGSLNRLPQSTWVDPPEPQYQHCADLEIIQRKIQS